The following coding sequences lie in one Musa acuminata AAA Group cultivar baxijiao chromosome BXJ3-1, Cavendish_Baxijiao_AAA, whole genome shotgun sequence genomic window:
- the LOC135628907 gene encoding cytochrome P450 78A9-like, which produces MGSAGESGWVVSLSLAAKAGELSADPSRLLALAVVVAVCWLTTLLLHWAFPGGPAWGRYWWSRRRPWGIGGVIPGPRGLPVVGSMGLMSGLAHRKLAAAADAIPGARRLMALSLGDTRVVVTCDPVVARDILNCSEFADRPAKESAYGLMFHRAIGFAPYGAYWRTLRRTAATHLFSPKQISAFGLHRAEIAAQMVRALNGLPSQPVQVRKIVKRASLNHVMWFVFGKKYGLEQETEESKELRSLVEEGYELLGKLNWSDHLPVLAGLDLQRVRSGCNGIVRRVERFVTRIIEEHRVGHRRAAEAATGDFVDVLLSLQGSDRLSDADMVAVLWEMIFRGTDTVAVLIEWVLARLVMHGEVQARLQAELDAVVGRNGTVTGPEAIPALPYLQAVIKETLRMHPPGPLLSWARLATSDAIVSGGHSVPAGTTAMVNMWAIARDPAVWPDPLRFDPDRFIGPGGHAAEFPVMGSDLRLAPFGSGRRSCPGKGLAMATVELWVAALAHEFEWRAPSDDAAEGGDVDLSEVLRLSCEMAAPLTVRLRRRRRGLA; this is translated from the exons ATGGGATCCGCGGGAGAGAGCGGATGGGTCGTCTCGCTCTCCTTGGCCGCCAAGGCTGGCGAGTTGTCCGCCGACCCTTCTCGCCTGCTCGCTCTCGCTGTCGTCGTCGCAGTTTGCTGGCTCACCACTCTCCTGCTCCACTGGGCCTTCCCCGGCGGCCCCGCCTGGGGAAGGTACTGGTGGAGCAGGCGCCGGCCATGGGGCATCGGAGGTGTCATCCCGGGGCCCCGGGGACTCCCCGTGGTCGGAAGCATGGGCCTCATGTCCGGCCTCgcccaccggaagctcgccgccgCCGCGGACGCCATCCCCGGCGCCCGGCGGCTCATGGCGCTCAGCCTGGGCGACACCCGGGTGGTCGTCACCTGCGACCCGGTCGTGGCCAGGGACATCCTGAACTGCTCCGAGTTCGCCGACCGGCCGGCCAAGGAGTCGGCCTACGGGCTCATGTTCCACCGCGCCATCGGCTTCGCCCCCTACGGCGCCTACTGGCGCACCCTGCGGAGGACCGCGGCCACCCATCTCTTCTCCCCCAAGCAGATATCCGCCTTCGGCCTCCACCGCGCTGAGATCGCCGCGCAGATGGTGCGCGCCCTCAACGGCCTCCCGTCCCAGCCCGTTCAAGTCCGCAAGATCGTGAAGCGAGCGTCCCTGAACCACGTCATGTGGTTCGTCTTCGGAAAGAAGTACGGCCTCGAGCAAGAAACCGAGGAGTCGAAGGAGCTAAGAAGCTTGGTAGAAGAAGGCTACGAGCTCCTGGGGAAGCTCAACTGGTCGGACCACCTGCCGGTTCTCGCGGGGTTGGACCTGCAGCGAGTGCGGTCGGGCTGCAACGGCATCGTCCGCCGCGTCGAGCGCTTCGTGACGCGCATCATCGAAGAACACCGAGTCGGACATCGGCGCGCCGCGGAGGCTGCCACGGGAGACTTCGTCGACGTTCTGCTGTCTCTGCAGGGTTCCGATAGACTATCCGACGCCGACATGGTCGCTGTCCTCTGG GAGATGATATTTCGGGGTACGGACACCGTGGCGGTGCTGATAGAGTGGGTGTTGGCGAGACTGGTGATGCACGGGGAAGTGCAGGCGAGACTGCAAGCGGAGTTGGACGCGGTGGTGGGCAGGAACGGGACGGTGACGGGACCCGAGGCGATCCCAGCGCTGCCGTACCTGCAGGCGGTGATCAAAGAGACGCTGAGGATGCACCCGCCGGGCCCGCTTCTATCGTGGGCTCGCCTGGCCACGTCGGATGCGATCGTGAGCGGGGGCCACTCCGTTCCGGCGGGGACCACGGCGATGGTGAACATGTGGGCCATCGCCCGCGACCCGGCGGTGTGGCCCGACCCGCTCCGGTTCGATCCGGACCGGTTCATCGGACCGGGTGGGCACGCCGCCGAGTTCCCGGTCATGGGCTCCGACCTGCGGCTGGCGCCGTTCGGGTCCGGGCGGCGGAGCTGCCCCGGGAAGGGGCTGGCCATGGCGACGGTCGAGCTGTGGGTGGCGGCGCTGGCGCACGAGTTCGAGTGGAGGGCTCCGTCCGACGACGCGGCGGAGGGCGGCGACGTCGACCTCTCCGAGGTGCTGCGACTCTCCTGCGAGATGGCGGCGCCGCTGACCGTGAGGCTCCGTCGGCGTCGCCGGGGGCTGGCTTGA